The genome window TTTATGTCTCATCCTGTGCTTGTTGCTCGCCGAACCCCTCTGAAAACTGACCCGAGTTTACGTGTGTAGGACCTTAAAGATTTCATGAGACAAGCTGGAGAGGTGACATTTGCAGACGCACATCGGCCAAAACTCAACGAAGGGTAAGATCGCCTGCCGGAGAGAGTGCTGTGTGTGCGAGACGAGCTTCTGCTTCAGCGTTGTTTCCTGTCTGCAGGGTGGTTGAGTTCGCCTCTCACAGCGATCTAAAAAATGCTCTTGAAAAACTGTCAGGAAAGGAAAtcaatggaaggaaaattaagCTCATCGAAGCAGCCAAAAAGAGGTGAGTCTCCTGCTGCTGGGCGGGTCGTGGCCGTTCGCTTTCACTTTCACTTAACgatgtttctttcttttgtttttttttgttaaaacaggTCAAGAAGCCGATCGCGCTCAGACAGCTCGTCCCGCTCGCGCTCTCGCTCCCGCGGCCGTTCCCAGTCCCGCTCTCCCCGACGTTCCCGGAGCCCCGGCAAGGCCCACCACCGCTCCCGTTCCCGCTCCCGCAGCGGCACGCCGGCGCGCGGCACCTCCTCGCCCAGCCCCAAGTCCAAGGAGCCCAACAGGCGCTCGTCCAGGACCAGCAAGTCGGTAACGCCGTCCTCGCCCCCGCCGGCCCAGAGGGCCTCCAGGTCCCGGTCCAGGTCCCGTTCACGTTCCCGCTCTCGCTCCAGATCGCCCCGCTCCAGATCTCCGCGCTCCCGCTCTCCTTCCACTGACAGTCAGCGCTGAGCTAACCGGGAGAGGCTGGTTTCCCAGCCGCTCCTGCTGTTGAgagaaatgtttcttttgaGCAAGTTTTGTTTCTAGTGACTGTCCTCgcggtatttttttttattttatattttttttacagacgcATTAACACTGATGTAAATCTAAATTCACGCAAAGTTTTGTTCCGATTCCCAATTGGCAGGTTGTTTCCAGAATGTCTCTGAACCCTCTAAATCcgtttttttaaagctgtgcaGTTGAGCCTATAAGATGCGAGGTGAGCCGCCAGACATCCCCGTCACAGGTCTAAGCAGGGAAACCTGAACGGAGGCGCTGTTTATTCAGGatgattttgatttaattatgGGACCCTGTCATCGCTCTGGATCATCAGGTGGGACCTTCATGTCCAGCGCCTCCATTCTTCAGGATTCTCCTCCGTTCCCATCCAGCTGTACATAAAATGTACCTGTATGCGCTGCTGTTTACTGCCAATTAGGCCCGTTGTTTGTGCTTTCTTTCCCCAGGCTCACAGCTGTACAGTGGCACATTATTCCAATGATTTCAAATCTGTAATTTATCTTCATGTATGCTACAGTTTTATTGCAACCACTGTTGATAATGCTTTTGTACAGAGGCAAAGCTCCTGAGGACGAAGCTGACCCTTCAGTTGCACTCTGTAAGCAATAACGTTGCTTATAGGAGTGACTTTTCTTAAATTAGGGATTAATGTACATACTGCAGCCTTCTGTTAAGTGTTTAAATGTGTACATGTTACCTTTAGGGTACTTTGACAGACGTTATTGTGGGTGACACCAACATACAGACCAGGATCTGAGggaaagggtttttttttgtttagtttttttgtacatgaggattttttttattttcagtgaaGATAGATGTTTGTATGGTGTTTGAAAAATAGACTTGATGAATAAATCGGTTTTAATAAACCCTgaattttgtctttatttaaaaatacatgacAGTTTTCCACATGTTTCAAGTTTGTCAGCCAGCTTTGCAATGAGCAGCGTGATTTTTGGGTGAAAATGCATCCGTTATGTGACGATCATGCAGTCCCTTCTGCGATCTTCAGCTTCTCTTCCGTAGATGCTGGCTGGTACGTCTCTGTCGATCAGAGAAGTAAATTAGAAGCGCAGATCTCTAGAATGCTTTCTTACCATCTCTGCATTATTAATCACAACGTCGAGTGatgagtttaaaataatttttcagtcATTTGAGCCAACCTGCTTTGTCTAAAGAGCATAAGGATTATTTAGGGTCTGGACACCAAACAGGAACTCCGTTTAAATAACTAGCAGCTAAATAAATCTATAGGGACATTAGtatttgccttttatttttttattttttttgggttcCTATAACTTTAAAATTATCAAAAACATTATCGAGATGACCTGGATAAACGTGCACAAAAATCATCATTTAAAGGGTTTAAAACTGTCTCTGCCAATCTGGATGTGTGGAAAAAGCAAAGATCCTAAGAAATAATTGTTAATCTTATGTTCTGAAAAGCTTGAgttcttttttaacagagcCATCCAGATGGGTGGAATAAGAAACGGGCTGAAAAGAACCTGTCAGGCAACACGAAGTAGGCTTAAAGAACTTGAAAAGCAACACACGGTGCccaaatataaagaaatacaaGAACACGACAGTCACTAACATGTAGTATTCCTAAACGGGTCGATATTACTTCTAGGATTTGGAATTGCAGTGATTCCCAGTGAGTTTGTTTCCAGAAGGGGAGAGATCCTAGACAGGCTGGCCTACCAAAAGTTACCCCAAGAGTGCTTTGACACATCCAGGAGAACGAAGGACGCACATCTAAAGCACAGAAGGCCTCAGGTGTGGTCAGTTCATGATTCAGCAGCGTTGGTGGGAAATATCTGAAGCCAcactgataaaaaaaggatctaaaaataagtaaaatgttcttttgagcagctaaataagattatatgccaatgaaatgagtatttcaacctctaaaataagatagacatcttgcacttgaaataagatgatggagatgagttgtttctattttaagtgcaagaatcttattccattggtaaatcatctcatttacctgctcaaattaaggacaaatacacaaattttaagaacattttactcatttttagttccgtttttgcagcgcAGAATTAAAAGGAAATGAAGCGTAATCTCACATTTGTCAGAAAATAGTCTGCCGTGAAACTAGCACAAGCGTCTCGGGGAAATCACAACAGGGCATCTATTAAACATGGCGTCGGTTGTGTGACTTTTTTGCTTGTGAAGAGTCTGGATGAGTTGCCAGAAAATCCTGAGGGAGAAGGTCTGGCCATCTGTTTGGGTCAAAATATGTGGGAGTTATTATTTAGCTGAAACTTACCAGCAAAGGAACCCATGAAAAAGCTAACGGCCTAGTTAAATCCTGACAGAAATGCTGCGGCAGATCATTCCTGGTTGAAATTCCTCTAACGCCACtgaattaaaaccaaaaccGTGAAGGAGAGCTGGATTTCATTCCTTCCTTTGACCAAACCAAgcattgtttttggttttttttattattattatgggcCATTGTTTTTTCACATAACACCAGGTCTGTTTGGATAGTTTATGATCTGAGCGCTATGTTTGGTGTAcatgggttattttttttagtgaatTTTTACAATTTTGATCGTGAGAGCAACAAAAAGGAAGCATAAATCTCTCTGCACGGGTTGATTTGGATCTTTTAGAGACGTTAAATATGAACGGGACGAATCTATGAATACTGAACCTCTCATAAACGGACAACCTGCTCTACAAGCCATTAACActtaaaatcaacattttcaaatttaggcaaagtgtgtgtgtgtgtgtgtgtgtgtgtgtgtgtgtgtgtgtgtgtgtgtgtgtggcagtaAAGCTACTTCCGGAGCTTTAATTGGATTATGTTAGAGGTGATTACAGTTTaaggtatgtgtgtgttttgccaGATCAGCAATTCCTGCATTAGTGATGAAGAAATAACTTTTAGATTTCTCATGCAAGCCCGGCTTTCTTAGACCAGCGGTTTTAGTCTCACCTCGGCCTTTTCTCGTGAACCTTTGGTAGCACCTGAACAGAACGATGAGCATGGCGGCCTCGGTCAGCTGCATGGACCCGTAGACCAGGGGGAACAGGTACATGGGTCCGATCACAGCTGGAGGAAAGGCCACCTTCAGGATGGTGGCGCACAGCTGGATGTTCTGGCAGCCGGTTTCCATTGAAACGGTCCTCCGCTCCCTGAGGGTCGGGTGGCAGATTTATACGTAAGTCATGGACATATGTGAAGAAAGGCTTACGGTTTCACGCCGTTATCAGCCATGCTCTTCTTCAAGCTTTGAGGTCTCATACACtacaaaaaaaggaactaaagtaagtaaaattttcttgaaattagtttatttttcattgatttgagcagctaaataagactatttgccaatggaacaagtatttttacccctaaataagataattagatatcctacacttgaaataagatgattgagatgaattattcttattttaagtgcaaaaatcttattccattggcaaatagtcttatttacctgctcaaatcaaggaaaaatacaaacatttgaagaaaattttacttacttttagttccctttttgcagtgtatttggGGGTTTTCTTGTTGTGGTTCTGGTCGACTCTGCATGCCCAGAACCAGACCCAAACATGGccattttgcatcattatttCGCACTGCCATcattgctgaacttttataatcaatttaaattaaaagtacacaactgaacaattactgcattttttttgcaccattttgGACTTTTCACACTAATGCCTATTTGCACTATAAATATGGTGGAAAATTCgtttgcacacttttttaaacgatgatttctcctgcactgttacattcttatcactgctgcactctatattgtaatgttattttaattcatttgcAATCTCATTGCATTgccgtaagctgtatgcaacgtaATTTCGTTTTGTTTGCACTCTGTAcgtacaaaatgacaataaagcttgtCTAAGAGAGGTTAGAT of Fundulus heteroclitus isolate FHET01 chromosome 15, MU-UCD_Fhet_4.1, whole genome shotgun sequence contains these proteins:
- the srsf5b gene encoding serine and arginine rich splicing factor 5b → MSGCRIFIGRLSPSAREKDVERFFKGYGRIRDIDLKRGFGFVEFDDPRDAEDAVYELDGKELCNERVTIEHARVRLRGGRGRGGGGGGGRFSDRYGRGSQNSRSRNPPPMRTENRLIVENLSSRVSWQDLKDFMRQAGEVTFADAHRPKLNEGVVEFASHSDLKNALEKLSGKEINGRKIKLIEAAKKRSRSRSRSDSSSRSRSRSRGRSQSRSPRRSRSPGKAHHRSRSRSRSGTPARGTSSPSPKSKEPNRRSSRTSKSVTPSSPPPAQRASRSRSRSRSRSRSRSRSPRSRSPRSRSPSTDSQR